GCACAGCAACGCCGCGAGCCGCAGACAGAACAGCAGCGGCCACTCGACATCGCGCGTTTGCGACAGCTTGCCCAGCTTGCCCGCATGACCGAGCACCAGCGCGGCGAGTCGCGCCTGATCCGTACGAGAAAAACCCGGCATGTCCGCATTGCTGGCGATATAGGCCGAATGCTTGTGATAAGCGCTGTGCGAAATCGACAAGCCGATCTCATGCAGCGCCGCCGCCCAATTGACGAACATGCGATTTTCCGCGCGACGCTCTTCGTCGGGCTCGGCGAACTGTTCGTAGAAACTGCCCGCCAGATCGCCGATGCGCAACGCCTGCGCACGATCCACCGCATAGCGGCGCATGAAACCTTCCACCGTCACCGTACGCATGTCTTCGTGCTGCGAGCGGCCCAGCAGGTCGTACAGCACGCCGAGGCGCAACGCGCCGTCCGTCGTATCGACGTAATCGACGCCGAGTTCGTCGAACACCGCGATCATGATCGACAATCCGCCCGCCAGCACCGGAATGCGATCGCCCTTCAACGCGACCAGCTTCAGGCGATTGACGTTCTCCGCCTTGATCAGCGCGCGCTTGAGCCGCTCGAGACCGCCGCGCGAAATGCCATGCGTGATGCCCGGATCGTTGAAGCCGTTCGCCTCGACCAGTTCCGCCAGCGCGCGCGCGGTGCCCGACGAGCCGATCGCCTGCTCCCAGCCGGTCTTCTTGTACTCGGCGGAAATGATCTGGATTTCGCGGCCCGCGGCGAGTTCGGCCTGGCGCATCGTGTATTCGTCGACGTTGCCCGCCGGGAAGAATGCGCGGCTATGGCTCACGCAGCCGATATACAGGCTCTCCATCTTGATCGGCGTGTAATGCGAACCGATGATGAATTCCGTCGAGCCGCCGCCGATATCGACCACGAGGCGCTTGCCCGCGCTGGCCGGCACGGAGTGTGCCGCACCGGCGTAAATCAGACGCGCTTCCTCGCGCCCGGCGATCACTTCGATCGGGAAACCGAGCGCGGCCTGTGCCTCGCCGAGAAATTCCCCGGCGTTCTTGGCGATGCGCAACGTATTGGTGGCGACCGCGCGAACGTGATCGGGATGAAAGTCCCGCAGGCGCTCGCCGAAACGCTTGAGCGCGTCCCAGCCGCGCACCTGCGACGCGCGATCGAGCATCTTGTCGCGCGACAGGCCGGCGGCGAGCCGTACCGGTTCGCGCAACGCATCGACCTGGTAGATCTGGCTGCCCGCGTCGGTTTCCTCGACCCGGCCCACGATCAGACGAAAGCTGTTCGAGCCGAGGTCGACGGCAGCGAGGAGTTGGGGCGTATTGACCATCGAGTAAGCGGACTCCATGCGCGCGAGCGCGGCTGCGGCGGACGCCGACGACGGCGTATGTCCACCCGGTGCCTTGGGCGCCTTATGACCGGCCGCGCTGTTCAAAGACGCCATTCTAAGCGTACCGGACCTCACGATGTCACCTCGCGGCAATGGGGGTGCCGCATGGTCCCACATACTCTGCGTCAATTTGACGACAGCCGGAGAATCCAGCGTAGAATTTATAACATCGCGAATGTCATAACAACGTCATCATACTGTGAGAATTTCCGAGCGACTTTCCGCCTCTCTTCCTGACATTCCATTCTCGCTGCCGATGTCCATCCGCTATCCCCTTCTGAATCGCGAACTGGGCATTCTGGGTTTCAACGAGCGCGTGTTGGCGCAAGCCGCCGACCCCGCCGTTCCCCTGCTCGAACGCCTGCGTTTCATCTGCATCACCAGCAGCAATCTCGACGAGTTCTTCGAAGTCCGCATGGCCGGGCTGCAGGAACAGATGCGCGACAATCCCGGCGCGCTGTCGCCCGACGGCATGTCGCTGCAACACGTGTATGACCTCGTCGTCGAGCGCGCGCAGAAGCTGGTGCATCGTCAATACACGATGCTGCACGACACCGTATTGACCGCGCTCGAACAGGAAGGCATCTACTTCCACGGCACCGAAGCGTGGAGCGAAGCGCAGACCGAATGGGCGCGCAACTACTTCTTCGACGAACTGCTGCCGGTGCTCACGCCGATCGGTCTCGATCCCGCGCATCCGTTTCCGCGTGTGCTCAACAAGAGCCTGAACTTCGTCGTCGAACTCGAGGGCAAGGACGCGTTCGGCCGTCAGGCGATGATGGGCATCGTGCAGGCGCCGCGCGCGCTGCCGCGCCTCGTGCGCATGCCGCAGGACCTGTCCGGCTATCCGCATGGCTTCGTGCTGCTGAGCTCGCTGTTGCAACGCTTTGTCGGCGAGCTGTTTCCGAACCTCGTGGTGCGCAGTTGCAATCAGTTTCGCATCACCCGCAACAGCGAACTGTTCGTCGACGAAGACGAAATCACCAATCTGCGCGTCGCGCTGCAGGGCGAATTGCCGGCACGCCATCTGGGTAATGCGGTGCGACTCGAAGTGTCGGCGGAAACGCCCGCGCATGTGGTGCGCCGCCTGCTCGACGAAAGCAGCCTGTCCGATAAAGACTGTTACTACGCGAACGGCCCCGTCAACCTGGTCCGGCTGATGCAACTGCCGGAGATGGTGGACCGGCCCGACCTGAAATTCGTCCCGCACATCCCCGCGATTCCGTCGCAGATCGCCAACAGCGCGAGCATGTTCGACGTGATCGATCAGGGCGACGTGCTGCTGCATCATCCGTACGAGAGCTTCCAGCCGGTGCTCGAACTGCTGCTGCAGGCCGCCAAGGACCCGAACGTGGTGGCGATCAAGCAGACCATCTATCGGACCGGCACCGACTCGCCGTTGATGGACGCACTGATGCAAGCCGCGCGCAACGGCAAGGAAGTCACCGTGGTGGTGGAACTGCTGGCGCGTTTCGACGAAGAGACCAACATCAACTGGGCGTCGCAGCTCGAAGCGGTGGGCGCGCACGTGGTGTACGGCGTGGTGGGTCACAAGTGCCACGCGAAGATGATGCTGATCGTGCGGCGCGTGTCCGCGGGCGGCAAGACCACGCTCAAGCGTTACGTGCATCTGGGCACCGGCAACTATCATCCGCGCACCGCACGTCTGTACACCGACTTCGCCTTGATGACCGCCGATCAGAAGATCTGCGAGGACGTGCATCACGTATTCCAGCAACTGACGGGCATCGGCGGCGAATTGAAGCTGCATGAGTTGTGGCAATCGCCGTTCACGCTGCATCCCAAACTGGTCGAGGCGATCCGCGCGGAAGCCGAGCATGCGCGCGCCGGCAAGAAAGCGCGCATCGTCGCGAAGATGAACGCACTGCTCGAACCGACCGTGATCGCGGAATTGTATGAAGCGTCCCAGGCGGGCGTGAAGATCGATCTGATCGTGCGTGGCGTGTGTTCGTTGCAGCCGGGCGTGCCGGGTTTGTCGGAGAACATCACGGTGCGTTCGATCGTTGGGCGCTTTCTCGAACATCACCGTATCTTCTACTTCTACGACGACGGCAAGGAGCAGGTGTATCTGTCGAGCGCCGACTGGATGGACCGCAACTTCTTCCGGCGTGTCGAGGTCGCGTTCCCGGTCAACAATCGTCGCCTGAAGCGGCGCGTGATCGCGGAAGGGCTGTCGGCATTTCTCGGCGACAACCAGTCCGCGTGGCTGATGCAAAGCGACGGGCACTATCGTCGCCGTCGGCCCGGCAAGTCCTCGCGCAACGCGCAGATGAGCCTGCTCGGCAAGTTCTGTCCATGACGTGACATGACGTGACGGCGAAGGCGGGCTTGCTACGGCAAGCCCCCCATCGCCTTTCTTCCGGGTACAAAAAAACCGCCTCATCGAAGGCGGTTTTTTATTTCAGTCTCTACCCGGCAACGCAGCGCGCGCGCCGCGACCTACGCCAATCGACCAACCTCAAGCCGGCGCCGGCTGACGACGCGCGGTGCGAAACACCGGGAAGCGCACCGTGAACGTGCTGCCGCGCCCTTCTTCGCTCTTCACGTCGAGTTGCGCATCGTGCCGTTGCAGCACGTGCTTGACGATCGCGAGGCCGAGGCCCGTGCCGCCCGTGTCGCGCGAACGGCTGCGGTCGACGCGATAGAAGCGCTCCGTGAGCCGCGGAATATCGGCCGCGGGAATGCCCAGACCGCTATCCACCACGCAGAACACCGCGCAGCCCGCCACGGCCTGCCAGCTCACCTTGATCGCGCCGCCGTCCGGCGTATAGCGGATCGCGTTCGTCACGAGGTTGCCGAGCGCGCTGAGAATTTCCGTTTCGACGCCCGTGACCGTCAGGCCCTCGTCGATATCGAACGTGAACTTGTGATGGTCGCTCGACAGACTCTGCGCATCGTCCCGTACATGGCGGATCACCGCGCGCATGTCGATCATCTGATCGCTTGGCGGTTTGTTGTCGCCTTCGAGTTTGGCGAGCACCAGCAGGTCGTTGACGATATGCCGCATGCGCGACGCCTGCTGCTCCATCAGTTCGAGATAGCGCGCGCGTTCGCCTTCGCTCAGCGGCAACTCGCGCATCGTC
The sequence above is a segment of the Paraburkholderia sp. D15 genome. Coding sequences within it:
- a CDS encoding Ppx/GppA phosphatase family protein; this translates as MASLNSAAGHKAPKAPGGHTPSSASAAAALARMESAYSMVNTPQLLAAVDLGSNSFRLIVGRVEETDAGSQIYQVDALREPVRLAAGLSRDKMLDRASQVRGWDALKRFGERLRDFHPDHVRAVATNTLRIAKNAGEFLGEAQAALGFPIEVIAGREEARLIYAGAAHSVPASAGKRLVVDIGGGSTEFIIGSHYTPIKMESLYIGCVSHSRAFFPAGNVDEYTMRQAELAAGREIQIISAEYKKTGWEQAIGSSGTARALAELVEANGFNDPGITHGISRGGLERLKRALIKAENVNRLKLVALKGDRIPVLAGGLSIMIAVFDELGVDYVDTTDGALRLGVLYDLLGRSQHEDMRTVTVEGFMRRYAVDRAQALRIGDLAGSFYEQFAEPDEERRAENRMFVNWAAALHEIGLSISHSAYHKHSAYIASNADMPGFSRTDQARLAALVLGHAGKLGKLSQTRDVEWPLLFCLRLAALLCRRRADVGLPGISVAQVNGGYEVRLPNEWVANNPLTDYSLIQEAAEWEKVGIPYRVVYTDE
- the ppk1 gene encoding polyphosphate kinase 1, with the translated sequence MSIRYPLLNRELGILGFNERVLAQAADPAVPLLERLRFICITSSNLDEFFEVRMAGLQEQMRDNPGALSPDGMSLQHVYDLVVERAQKLVHRQYTMLHDTVLTALEQEGIYFHGTEAWSEAQTEWARNYFFDELLPVLTPIGLDPAHPFPRVLNKSLNFVVELEGKDAFGRQAMMGIVQAPRALPRLVRMPQDLSGYPHGFVLLSSLLQRFVGELFPNLVVRSCNQFRITRNSELFVDEDEITNLRVALQGELPARHLGNAVRLEVSAETPAHVVRRLLDESSLSDKDCYYANGPVNLVRLMQLPEMVDRPDLKFVPHIPAIPSQIANSASMFDVIDQGDVLLHHPYESFQPVLELLLQAAKDPNVVAIKQTIYRTGTDSPLMDALMQAARNGKEVTVVVELLARFDEETNINWASQLEAVGAHVVYGVVGHKCHAKMMLIVRRVSAGGKTTLKRYVHLGTGNYHPRTARLYTDFALMTADQKICEDVHHVFQQLTGIGGELKLHELWQSPFTLHPKLVEAIRAEAEHARAGKKARIVAKMNALLEPTVIAELYEASQAGVKIDLIVRGVCSLQPGVPGLSENITVRSIVGRFLEHHRIFYFYDDGKEQVYLSSADWMDRNFFRRVEVAFPVNNRRLKRRVIAEGLSAFLGDNQSAWLMQSDGHYRRRRPGKSSRNAQMSLLGKFCP